In Saprospiraceae bacterium, a genomic segment contains:
- a CDS encoding deoxyribodipyrimidine photo-lyase: MIYNIFWFRRDLRFEDNTALFHALSSENPVIPIFIFDQNILSKLSDPYDARITFIYNQILQLQLKLRSYKSDLVILFDEPLHAWSKLLKEYKLGSVYFNRDYESYANQRDQQIETLLTQHQIQVHTYKDHVLFEAHEVLKDDGKPYTVFTPYKNKLLQRLKAKAPLVDNHVIFACLPSEQRTHNFWKATTNDCPDLDEMGFKTSSINIPNIRVNEMLIKNYQKDRDYPARDATTHLGIHLRFGTISIRSLANQAYQLSDTFFSELLWRDFYSTILQCFPYVEFGAFKKVYDQITWENNENQFKAWCEGRTGYPMVDAGMRQLNETGFMHNRLRMITASFLVKHLLIDWKWGEAYFAEKLLDFELASNNGGWQWAAGCGTDAAPYFRIFSPEAQQMKFDPDGVFVKKWIPDLDTFDYPKPIVEHAIARQRCIEVYKKRYN, from the coding sequence ATGATTTATAATATTTTTTGGTTTCGAAGAGATCTTCGTTTTGAGGACAATACGGCTTTGTTTCATGCATTATCATCGGAAAACCCTGTGATCCCAATTTTTATATTCGATCAAAATATTCTGTCTAAACTATCAGATCCTTATGATGCTCGCATCACGTTCATATATAATCAGATTCTTCAATTGCAATTAAAATTAAGAAGTTATAAGTCCGACCTGGTGATATTGTTTGATGAACCCTTACATGCCTGGTCAAAATTGCTTAAGGAATATAAATTGGGCAGCGTTTATTTTAACAGAGATTATGAATCTTACGCAAATCAAAGGGATCAGCAAATTGAAACATTGCTGACGCAGCACCAAATTCAAGTACATACTTATAAGGATCACGTGCTCTTTGAAGCCCACGAAGTACTGAAAGATGATGGCAAGCCCTATACCGTATTTACTCCATACAAAAACAAATTGCTACAAAGATTAAAAGCAAAAGCACCGCTAGTAGATAACCATGTCATTTTCGCTTGTTTACCATCCGAACAACGCACTCATAATTTTTGGAAAGCTACTACAAATGATTGCCCGGATCTTGATGAAATGGGATTTAAAACATCAAGTATAAATATTCCAAACATCAGGGTAAATGAAATGCTCATCAAAAACTATCAAAAGGATCGGGATTATCCGGCTAGAGATGCCACTACTCATTTAGGTATACATCTTCGCTTTGGCACGATAAGCATACGCTCGTTAGCTAACCAGGCATATCAGCTCAGCGATACCTTTTTCAGCGAATTACTATGGCGCGATTTTTACAGTACGATCCTTCAATGTTTTCCATATGTTGAATTCGGAGCATTCAAAAAGGTATATGATCAGATCACTTGGGAGAACAACGAAAACCAGTTTAAGGCCTGGTGCGAAGGCCGTACAGGTTATCCCATGGTAGATGCTGGTATGCGGCAATTGAATGAAACCGGATTTATGCATAACCGGCTAAGGATGATCACTGCAAGTTTTTTAGTCAAACATCTACTGATTGATTGGAAGTGGGGCGAAGCTTATTTTGCAGAAAAATTATTGGACTTTGAACTCGCGAGCAATAACGGCGGCTGGCAATGGGCTGCAGGTTGTGGTACTGATGCAGCGCCATATTTTAGAATCTTTAGTCCTGAAGCCCAACAAATGAAATTTGATCCGGATGGAGTGTTTGTTAAAAAATGGATTCCTGATCTGGATACGTTCGATTATCCAAAACCCATAGTGGAACACGCTATAGCAAGGCAACGTTGTATTGAAGTGTATAAAAAACGTTACAATTAA
- a CDS encoding (Fe-S)-binding protein, which translates to MKVPILNELISNGQSPEILFWVGCAGSYDARAQKVTKAFCEILNRIEYSYAILGDEEKCTGDPARRAGNEFLFQMLAVQNIETLNAYNVRKIVCTCPHCFNTLKNEYPELGGTYEVIHYSQFLEGLIKEGKIVINNEANLEAVGYHDSCYMGRVNNVYEAPRNVIESLHLEIKELKRSRSNGLCCGAGGAQMFKEDEPGNKRINIERTEEFLANGTKTIVSNCPFCLTMLSDGIKAKDQQERVMVYDLAELVLQNMK; encoded by the coding sequence ATGAAAGTTCCGATATTAAATGAACTTATAAGTAATGGACAGTCACCTGAAATTTTATTCTGGGTTGGTTGTGCTGGAAGTTATGATGCCAGAGCCCAAAAAGTCACCAAAGCATTTTGCGAAATACTGAATCGAATCGAATATTCTTATGCCATTTTAGGTGATGAAGAAAAATGTACAGGAGATCCTGCCCGGAGAGCAGGTAATGAATTTTTATTTCAAATGCTTGCTGTGCAAAATATAGAAACCTTGAATGCATACAATGTTCGAAAAATTGTTTGCACTTGTCCACATTGTTTTAATACCTTGAAAAACGAATATCCTGAATTGGGCGGGACTTATGAGGTGATCCATTATTCCCAATTTTTAGAAGGGCTCATCAAAGAAGGGAAAATTGTAATTAACAATGAGGCAAATCTGGAGGCTGTTGGGTATCACGATTCTTGTTATATGGGCAGAGTAAATAATGTTTATGAAGCTCCCCGAAATGTCATCGAATCTCTTCATCTCGAAATTAAAGAATTAAAACGCTCTCGATCCAATGGATTATGTTGTGGCGCAGGTGGTGCACAGATGTTTAAAGAAGATGAGCCCGGCAACAAACGCATCAATATTGAAAGAACAGAAGAATTTTTAGCCAACGGCACAAAAACAATTGTTTCAAATTGTCCGTTCTGTCTTACTATGCTGTCAGATGGCATAAAAGCCAAAGACCAGCAAGAAAGAGTTATGGTTTACGATCTTGCTGAGTTAGTGCTTCAAAATATGAAATAA
- a CDS encoding (Fe-S)-binding protein, protein MISAIVFLTVIALASYVSLSKYKQILKAIQLGQREATNGLKSERWKNMLLFALGQRKMFTRPISGFFHLFIYLAFIFTQIETLEIIIDGLTGHHRFFANKIGLFYPLLINSIEVLSVLALIATIVFLWRRNVIKLKRFQMPEIKGWPFKDANIILLGEIILIISIFMMNGAYQYLQTQNPNVYPDGGRYFLSAQWTLPLFEGALNNYAVICERLFWWLHFLVILGFVVYLPYSKHLHIFLAFPNSYFADPLNRGAMQNIPEIQNEVRNMLGMETQPNIESKGFFGASDVHQLSWKNILQAFSCTECGRCTSVCPANLTGKKLSPRKIVMDIRDRSEELIRNEGYVRVADDQIEITDGRSLFDFISKEEIYACTSCNACVEACPVLINPLQPILELRRYDILMNSGGPQEWLPVFNSLETNQSVWAMSESRTQWTQNS, encoded by the coding sequence ATGATTTCAGCCATTGTATTTCTTACAGTTATTGCTCTCGCAAGTTATGTTTCGCTTTCAAAGTATAAACAAATCCTAAAAGCTATACAGCTGGGACAAAGGGAAGCAACTAATGGTTTGAAATCAGAAAGATGGAAAAATATGCTGCTTTTTGCATTGGGGCAACGAAAAATGTTTACAAGACCGATTTCTGGTTTCTTTCATTTGTTTATTTATTTAGCTTTTATTTTTACACAAATTGAGACCCTTGAGATAATAATTGATGGGCTTACCGGCCATCACCGCTTTTTTGCGAATAAAATTGGACTTTTTTATCCATTACTTATTAACTCCATTGAAGTGCTCTCTGTTTTGGCTTTGATTGCAACTATTGTCTTTTTATGGAGAAGGAATGTGATTAAATTAAAGAGATTTCAGATGCCTGAAATAAAAGGTTGGCCCTTTAAGGATGCAAACATAATTTTACTTGGAGAGATCATACTTATCATAAGCATCTTTATGATGAATGGAGCTTACCAGTATTTGCAAACTCAAAACCCGAATGTGTATCCGGATGGGGGGCGTTATTTTCTTTCAGCCCAATGGACTCTTCCATTATTTGAAGGAGCACTCAACAACTATGCCGTTATCTGTGAGCGGCTGTTTTGGTGGCTGCATTTTTTGGTCATTCTTGGATTTGTGGTTTACCTGCCTTATTCCAAACATTTACATATTTTTTTGGCTTTTCCCAATAGTTATTTTGCGGATCCATTGAATAGAGGCGCCATGCAAAATATTCCTGAAATTCAAAACGAAGTACGCAACATGTTGGGAATGGAAACGCAACCAAATATTGAGAGCAAAGGATTTTTTGGAGCTTCCGATGTTCATCAATTAAGTTGGAAGAACATCCTGCAAGCCTTTTCCTGCACCGAATGTGGAAGATGTACTTCTGTTTGTCCGGCAAATCTCACAGGTAAAAAACTGAGCCCTCGAAAAATTGTCATGGATATTCGGGATCGGAGTGAGGAACTCATTCGCAACGAGGGATATGTTAGAGTTGCTGATGATCAAATAGAAATTACAGATGGTAGATCTCTGTTTGATTTTATTTCTAAGGAAGAAATTTATGCATGTACAAGTTGTAATGCTTGTGTAGAGGCTTGTCCGGTTCTCATCAATCCACTTCAACCCATTTTGGAATTGCGTAGATATGATATTCTCATGAACAGCGGTGGCCCTCAGGAATGGTTGCCTGTTTTCAACAGTTTAGAAACAAATCAATCTGTTTGGGCGATGTCTGAATCTCGCACCCAATGGACACAAAACAGTTAA
- a CDS encoding phosphoribosyltransferase yields the protein MEIYERHSNDSEIIIIGIKDQGALFADQLCQEIHKLSPLKCTQAQMSLNKVKPTSADVQSNIELSTLKNKSVLLVDDVANSGKTMFYALGGLMKATPKSIETVVLVERLHKRFPVEVTFVGMKLATTIKEHIEVKLNGQNDWTVELK from the coding sequence ATGGAAATATACGAAAGGCATTCAAATGATTCTGAAATCATTATTATTGGGATTAAAGATCAGGGAGCTTTATTCGCAGACCAGCTTTGTCAGGAAATTCATAAATTAAGCCCTTTGAAATGCACCCAAGCGCAAATGTCGTTAAATAAAGTGAAGCCTACAAGCGCTGATGTTCAATCCAATATTGAACTTTCTACCCTCAAAAATAAATCTGTACTTCTTGTCGATGATGTAGCAAATTCCGGAAAAACAATGTTTTATGCTTTAGGCGGTCTTATGAAAGCAACTCCAAAGTCCATTGAAACAGTTGTGTTGGTAGAAAGATTACATAAGCGCTTTCCGGTCGAAGTTACATTCGTTGGAATGAAGTTAGCCACTACGATCAAAGAACACATTGAAGTAAAGTTAAATGGCCAAAACGATTGGACAGTGGAGCTCAAATAA
- a CDS encoding patatin-like phospholipase family protein codes for MSSKTFGLALSGGGARGIYHIGVLKALEEKGIHPDCISGTSAGALIGVLYASGLSADEIYHIASGTKWFKFLKPSIPSGGLIGMDYLSEILNAYLPVDSFEALRIPCWVTACNITKGVLEIFNKGPVVKPVLASCSVPMLFRPVNINDDFYLDGGILMNLPASIIRKDCKVLMGVSLTPILKLPNQQLNSSMKILTRVLELNVNNNSIRQKEICDVLIESEEIAGISKYHLGDYELLYKLGYESAISNIEKNPVLLQLI; via the coding sequence ATGTCTTCTAAAACTTTTGGTCTAGCACTTTCAGGTGGCGGTGCCAGAGGAATTTATCACATAGGTGTATTAAAGGCTTTAGAAGAAAAGGGGATACATCCAGATTGCATTTCCGGGACTAGCGCTGGTGCTCTAATTGGCGTGTTATATGCAAGTGGATTATCGGCAGACGAAATTTATCACATAGCATCAGGTACTAAATGGTTTAAGTTTTTAAAACCAAGCATTCCGTCCGGTGGTCTTATAGGAATGGATTATCTGAGTGAAATTCTGAATGCTTACTTGCCGGTTGATTCATTTGAGGCCTTAAGAATTCCTTGTTGGGTAACTGCTTGTAATATTACTAAAGGAGTCTTGGAAATTTTCAATAAAGGTCCCGTTGTGAAACCCGTATTGGCATCTTGTTCGGTACCCATGTTGTTCAGGCCTGTGAATATTAATGATGATTTTTACCTCGATGGAGGTATACTAATGAATTTACCGGCTTCCATTATTAGAAAAGATTGCAAAGTTCTTATGGGCGTTAGTTTAACACCTATTTTAAAATTGCCGAACCAACAATTAAACAGCAGTATGAAAATTCTTACCAGAGTTTTGGAACTTAATGTTAATAATAATTCGATACGACAAAAAGAAATTTGCGATGTACTTATCGAGTCTGAAGAAATAGCTGGCATTTCAAAATACCATTTAGGCGATTATGAACTTTTATATAAACTGGGCTACGAGAGCGCTATTTCAAATATTGAAAAAAATCCAGTGCTTCTCCAACTTATTTGA
- a CDS encoding lamin tail domain-containing protein — protein sequence MKKILTLFCFIISLLALDAQIVITEIMYNPPESGTDYLEYIEFQNTGNTPVNMNNYKIPDAVVFTFPDTVISPGSFIVVCVDSLRLDSIFNIQALEWTSGGMRNTDEVITLLNANGEFVDSVHYFSSWSPQTNGDGSSLELCRTTADNSLAVYWRPSLTNAMIEVNAKAVYGSPGKSNNVICAEHSINLQASSFDPADISIFVGEQVEWINTSGTHNVNGNQSIFRDNPASFYSGNPKSGNWSFIYKFDLPGTYEYQCDIHGPSGMTGVVRVRNKDINYPDITIDLLKTTNQNGVMDSFDRRYTVEGTVYGVNLRPAGLQFTIIDKNNQGIGVFLSAGNLNYTVKEGDLLRIKGLATQFNGLAQIVLDSLQILSTGANLFAASIVTDLNENTESQLIQIKNVELVDPITWTNNPLGFTAKITNGIQEFDLRIDNDVNIHGTMPPTGKFNITGIGSQFDASSPYFDNYQIIPRYLQDLELITATDNSLAPSTRLRSTIVTNSIEILTTLHYDDIEIINQNGVVQWNGKFVRQLQFDLLPGIYFLKLKGQRNFIAKFVKL from the coding sequence ATGAAAAAAATCCTAACATTATTTTGCTTTATAATTTCATTGCTTGCGCTGGATGCGCAAATCGTGATCACTGAAATCATGTATAACCCGCCTGAAAGCGGAACAGATTATTTAGAATATATTGAATTTCAAAATACTGGAAATACACCGGTTAATATGAATAATTATAAAATACCGGATGCAGTAGTGTTTACTTTTCCGGATACTGTCATTAGTCCCGGCAGTTTTATTGTTGTTTGTGTTGATAGTCTTCGGTTAGATTCCATTTTTAATATACAAGCTTTGGAATGGACTTCAGGTGGCATGAGAAATACAGATGAAGTTATCACACTCTTAAATGCAAATGGTGAATTTGTGGATAGTGTTCATTATTTTAGTTCCTGGAGCCCTCAAACGAATGGTGATGGTTCCAGTCTTGAACTTTGTCGAACTACGGCCGATAATTCGTTGGCCGTGTATTGGAGGCCTTCTCTCACCAATGCGATGATTGAAGTCAATGCAAAAGCCGTATACGGTTCACCGGGCAAATCAAACAATGTTATCTGTGCAGAACACAGCATAAATTTACAGGCATCCAGTTTTGATCCTGCAGATATCAGCATTTTTGTAGGCGAGCAAGTTGAATGGATCAATACTTCGGGCACCCATAATGTAAATGGCAATCAATCCATATTCAGAGATAATCCGGCCTCCTTCTACAGCGGTAACCCGAAAAGTGGAAATTGGTCCTTTATTTATAAATTCGATTTGCCGGGTACTTATGAATACCAATGCGATATACATGGACCATCTGGCATGACCGGCGTTGTAAGGGTTCGCAACAAAGACATCAATTACCCAGATATTACAATTGATCTACTTAAAACAACCAATCAAAATGGGGTAATGGATTCGTTTGATAGGCGCTATACAGTCGAAGGCACCGTTTATGGCGTGAATTTGAGACCTGCCGGATTGCAGTTCACCATTATTGATAAGAACAACCAAGGCATAGGTGTATTTCTTTCAGCCGGAAACTTAAATTATACTGTTAAGGAAGGTGATTTGCTACGCATTAAAGGTTTGGCAACCCAGTTTAACGGACTAGCACAAATTGTTTTAGATAGTTTACAAATCCTTTCTACAGGTGCCAATCTATTTGCTGCCTCTATCGTGACGGATCTTAACGAAAACACAGAATCTCAACTCATACAAATTAAAAATGTAGAGCTGGTGGATCCCATTACATGGACGAATAATCCTTTGGGATTTACAGCCAAAATCACCAATGGAATTCAAGAATTTGATCTGCGTATAGACAATGATGTAAATATTCATGGTACGATGCCCCCAACAGGAAAATTCAATATCACAGGTATTGGCTCTCAATTTGATGCATCTAGTCCTTATTTTGATAACTATCAAATCATTCCACGTTATTTACAGGACCTTGAATTAATTACGGCGACAGATAACAGTTTAGCTCCAAGCACGCGGCTACGGTCAACCATCGTTACAAATTCAATTGAAATTTTAACTACGCTGCATTATGATGATATTGAAATTATAAACCAGAATGGGGTTGTACAATGGAACGGAAAATTTGTTAGGCAGCTCCAATTTGACCTGTTACCAGGTATTTACTTTTTAAAATTAAAAGGTCAGCGCAATTTCATAGCGAAGTTTGTCAAATTATAA
- a CDS encoding TonB-dependent receptor, with product MILLICYSGINQLFSQGVTTSQLSGLISDSKGEPLIAASVFAIHNSSGTAYAVNTREDGRYNIPNMRVGGPYTIKVTYVGYSSRQLDNVFFELGENKKLNFSLEETSTELSTVDIVAKVGTLGEITGTGTQISAENIANIPTINRDIDDFLKLTPQASGYSDGITFAGMNNRYNAIYIDGAVNNDVYGLATSGTNGGSTGISPFSIDIIDQLQVVLSPYDVSYGGFAGGGINAVTKSGTNTLSGSAYYFIQNEGLTGKSNKTYADRYGLSRVKLNPYAEKTYGFSLGGPIQKDKLFFFANVEVQKDETPAPFDVETYLGLSTQADLESLRQTLITKYGYDPGGFGNTSDKLDGLKLFGKIDYNINENNRLTLRHNYTKGEQLDRTPGSTTRINFENTGILFPSVTNSSALELNTRIKNKYSNNLILGYTTVRDDRDPIGNDFPYLIINNGGNTSIRIGSEEFSTANQLNQDIFSITDNFKIYNGAHTITIGTHNEFFDMYNIFIGQNYGTYTYDSLSGFLNDLPARSYVRSYSLVDSLTGDGSQAAGVFKAMQLGLYVQDEWEVNKKLRVTAGLRVDMPIMTTDPAVDTFFNNTALPKLKLQHDLANEVESGKVPDGQLMFSPRVGFIYDVNNNRKTIVRGGIGLFTSRIPFVWPGAIYTNNGLTLGRVTQSDITGGAKFISDVNNQYVNPNFKIPSGQYDLFVKDFKYPQVLKGNLGLDFKLPHGINFSLEGVYTKIMNNVVYTQINNDENAAFRWTSSADNRLNYTRKSIESTYSAVYVASNTDEGDAYTVTASLAKNFNFGLQTLIAYTYGDANSLMDATSSQNSSQWRGQISIDGRNTPTYGRSDYATGHRMITSLSYKFNWFKSKNVATTISLFYEGKTGSPYSYVIGGTNGQNVNNEVGSTGRNRDLIYIPKDASEINLVDYTVSGKVTTAAEQWTKLDAFIESDPYLKANRGSYAGKNSNWMPFTSYLDLAIKQDFSLFVNGKKHTLQISADIFNLANLINSEWGVRYTVPGNDFNNYQLMTFEKLVADANNNNLVTKPTFTYRGGSESGKASLDILNGSSRWELRLGARYFF from the coding sequence ATGATCTTATTGATTTGCTACAGTGGCATCAATCAATTATTTTCTCAAGGTGTTACAACATCTCAATTATCCGGTTTAATCAGCGATTCCAAAGGAGAGCCACTCATTGCTGCTTCTGTATTTGCGATTCACAATTCATCAGGGACAGCATATGCTGTTAATACGCGTGAAGACGGACGCTACAATATCCCAAATATGAGAGTAGGTGGTCCCTATACCATTAAAGTGACTTATGTTGGTTATTCTTCACGGCAATTAGATAATGTGTTCTTTGAATTGGGCGAGAACAAAAAGTTAAACTTTTCTTTGGAAGAAACAAGCACTGAATTAAGTACGGTCGATATTGTTGCAAAAGTTGGTACACTAGGTGAAATTACGGGTACAGGTACTCAAATATCTGCAGAAAATATTGCCAATATACCTACCATTAACAGGGACATTGACGATTTTCTTAAGCTTACTCCCCAAGCTTCTGGATATTCGGATGGGATTACATTTGCAGGTATGAACAATCGCTATAATGCAATATACATTGATGGAGCGGTAAATAATGATGTTTACGGTTTGGCAACTTCCGGAACAAATGGAGGATCTACAGGAATAAGTCCTTTTTCTATTGATATCATAGACCAACTACAAGTGGTTCTTTCTCCTTATGATGTTTCTTACGGAGGATTTGCCGGAGGAGGAATTAATGCAGTCACTAAGTCAGGGACCAATACCTTGTCAGGTAGTGCCTACTATTTTATTCAGAATGAAGGTCTGACTGGAAAATCAAACAAAACTTATGCAGATCGTTATGGTTTGTCGAGAGTTAAATTAAATCCATACGCTGAGAAAACTTATGGATTTTCATTAGGGGGTCCCATTCAAAAAGACAAATTATTCTTTTTTGCAAACGTAGAGGTTCAAAAAGATGAAACTCCGGCTCCTTTTGATGTTGAAACATATTTAGGCCTTTCAACACAAGCTGATTTGGAAAGTTTAAGACAAACCTTGATTACCAAATATGGCTATGATCCAGGTGGATTTGGAAATACATCAGATAAATTGGATGGATTAAAATTATTTGGAAAAATTGATTACAATATTAACGAAAATAACAGATTGACTTTACGCCATAATTATACAAAGGGTGAGCAATTGGATCGCACTCCAGGATCCACAACCCGTATTAATTTTGAGAATACGGGAATCTTGTTCCCATCTGTTACAAATAGTTCGGCACTTGAATTGAATACAAGAATCAAGAATAAATATTCTAATAATTTAATTTTAGGGTATACAACTGTTAGAGATGACAGAGATCCAATTGGTAATGATTTCCCTTATCTTATCATTAATAATGGAGGAAATACGAGCATTCGTATAGGTTCTGAAGAGTTTTCAACAGCCAATCAGCTCAATCAGGATATCTTCTCTATTACTGATAATTTTAAAATTTACAATGGAGCACATACGATTACTATTGGAACACACAATGAGTTCTTTGATATGTACAATATTTTTATTGGACAGAATTACGGAACCTATACCTATGATTCCCTGAGTGGTTTTTTAAATGATCTTCCTGCAAGATCTTATGTAAGGAGTTATTCTTTGGTTGACAGTCTTACCGGTGACGGGTCGCAGGCTGCTGGCGTTTTCAAAGCTATGCAACTTGGATTATACGTGCAGGATGAATGGGAAGTCAACAAAAAATTAAGAGTTACAGCTGGTTTAAGGGTAGATATGCCCATTATGACCACAGATCCAGCGGTTGATACATTTTTTAATAATACTGCACTTCCAAAACTAAAACTACAACATGATTTGGCCAATGAAGTAGAAAGTGGCAAAGTACCAGATGGACAACTTATGTTTTCACCTCGTGTCGGATTTATCTACGATGTCAATAATAATAGAAAAACGATTGTGAGAGGTGGCATTGGATTGTTTACCAGTCGAATTCCATTTGTATGGCCCGGTGCAATTTATACCAACAACGGCTTGACATTAGGACGCGTTACGCAATCTGATATTACTGGGGGTGCTAAATTTATATCAGACGTCAATAATCAATACGTTAATCCTAATTTTAAAATACCTTCTGGACAATATGATTTGTTTGTTAAAGACTTTAAATATCCTCAGGTATTAAAAGGTAATCTTGGTTTAGATTTTAAACTTCCGCATGGAATCAATTTCTCACTTGAAGGTGTTTATACAAAAATCATGAACAATGTAGTGTATACCCAAATAAATAACGACGAAAATGCTGCATTCCGTTGGACAAGTTCAGCAGATAATAGACTCAATTATACACGCAAATCCATTGAATCTACTTACAGTGCTGTTTATGTTGCCAGTAATACAGATGAAGGCGATGCTTATACAGTGACAGCATCACTTGCCAAGAATTTCAATTTTGGATTACAGACCTTAATAGCATACACTTATGGAGATGCAAATTCATTGATGGATGCAACTTCATCTCAAAATTCATCTCAATGGAGAGGACAAATCAGCATCGATGGAAGGAATACCCCTACATATGGAAGATCTGATTATGCGACCGGACACAGAATGATTACAAGTTTATCTTATAAATTTAATTGGTTTAAAAGCAAAAATGTGGCCACCACGATCAGTTTATTTTATGAAGGAAAAACAGGTTCGCCATATTCTTACGTAATTGGTGGAACAAATGGTCAAAATGTGAATAATGAAGTTGGAAGTACAGGTAGAAACAGAGATCTTATCTACATCCCTAAGGATGCATCTGAAATCAATTTGGTTGATTATACAGTATCCGGTAAAGTTACTACAGCCGCTGAGCAATGGACCAAATTAGATGCATTTATAGAATCTGATCCTTATTTGAAAGCCAACAGAGGAAGTTATGCAGGGAAAAATAGCAATTGGATGCCATTCACAAGTTATCTGGATTTGGCTATCAAACAAGACTTCTCACTCTTTGTGAATGGAAAAAAGCACACCCTTCAGATCTCTGCAGATATATTCAATTTAGCCAATTTAATCAATTCGGAGTGGGGCGTACGTTATACCGTTCCGGGCAATGACTTCAACAATTACCAATTGATGACATTCGAAAAATTGGTAGCAGATGCAAACAATAATAATTTAGTCACGAAACCTACTTTTACTTATAGAGGTGGATCCGAAAGTGGTAAAGCCAGTTTAGACATCTTAAATGGTTCCTCTCGTTGGGAGTTGAGACTTGGTGCCAGATATTTCTTTTAA